A stretch of Chromatiales bacterium DNA encodes these proteins:
- the rpsL gene encoding 30S ribosomal protein S12 has protein sequence MATINQLVRKPRKRKRDKTNVPSLEACPQKRGVCTRVYTTTPKKPNSALRKVARVRLTNGQEVTTYIGGEGHNLQEHSVVLIRGGRVKDLPGVRYHVVRGSLDTVGVEARRQGRSKYGAKRPKK, from the coding sequence ATCAATCAGCTGGTGCGCAAGCCTCGCAAACGCAAGCGCGACAAAACCAACGTGCCGTCACTCGAGGCCTGTCCGCAGAAGCGCGGCGTATGCACGCGTGTGTACACGACCACGCCGAAAAAGCCGAACTCGGCGCTGCGCAAGGTCGCGCGCGTGCGCCTGACCAACGGTCAGGAGGTCACGACGTACATCGGCGGTGAGGGTCACAACCTGCAGGAGCACTCGGTCGTGCTGATCCGCGGTGGTCGTGTGAAGGACCTGCCCGGCGTGCGCTATCACGTCGTACGCGGCAGCCTGGACACCGTGGGTGTGGAAGCGCGCCGCCAGGGCCGCTCGAAATACGGCGCGAAGCGCCCCAAGAAATAA
- the tuf gene encoding elongation factor Tu (EF-Tu; promotes GTP-dependent binding of aminoacyl-tRNA to the A-site of ribosomes during protein biosynthesis; when the tRNA anticodon matches the mRNA codon, GTP hydrolysis results; the inactive EF-Tu-GDP leaves the ribosome and release of GDP is promoted by elongation factor Ts; many prokaryotes have two copies of the gene encoding EF-Tu), with amino-acid sequence MSKAKFERTKPHVNVGTIGHVDHGKTTLTAAITTHQSKKFGG; translated from the coding sequence GTGTCCAAGGCGAAGTTCGAGCGCACGAAGCCGCATGTGAATGTCGGGACGATTGGTCACGTGGACCATGGCAAGACGACGTTGACCGCGGCGATCACCACGCACCAGTCGAAGAAGTTTGGTGGTGA
- the fusA gene encoding elongation factor G, which yields MPRNTPINRYRNIGIMAHIDAGKTTTTERVLYYTGVSHKIGEVHDGAATMDWMAQEQERGITITSAATTCFWQGMDKQFPEHRINIIDTPGHVDFTIEVERSLRVLDGAVFVLCAVGGVEPQSETVWRQANKYHVPRMAFVNKMDRAGANFLRVVGQLKKRLGANPVPLQLPIGAEDGFAGVIDLIRMKAIHWDETNMGLTYEARDIPAELSDEAAEWREKMVEAAAESSEELMEKYLETGDLDESDVLSGLRLRTIALEIVPVLCGSAFKNKGVQAMLDKVIEIMPAPIDVPDIRGTLDDGETEAVRKSSDDEPFAALAFKIATDPFVGTLTFFRCYSGVLNSGDTVLNSVKGKKERIGRILQMHANNRTEIKEVRAGDIAAAVGLKNVTTGDTLCAIDKVITLERMEFPEPVISVAVEPKTKSDQEKMGIALGKLAAEDPSFRVRTDEESGQTIISGMGELHLEIIVDRMKREFNVEANVGAPQVAYRETIRKSVEQEGKFVRQSGGRGQFGHVWLRIEPQEHGKGFEFVNEIVGGVVPKEYIPAVEKGAREQLENGVVAGFPMVDVKVAIIDGSYHEVDSSEMAFKIAGSMAIKEGCKKANPVLLEPIMKVEVVTPEDYMGDVMGDLNRRRGVVQGMDDSPSGRIVRAEVPLGEMFGYATSLRSATQGRATYSMEFEKYSEAPAQIAANIIKHQ from the coding sequence GTGCCGCGCAACACCCCCATCAACCGTTATCGCAATATCGGCATCATGGCTCACATTGATGCCGGTAAGACGACCACGACCGAGCGCGTGCTCTATTACACCGGCGTCTCGCACAAGATCGGCGAGGTGCATGACGGTGCGGCCACCATGGACTGGATGGCGCAGGAGCAGGAGCGCGGCATCACGATTACATCGGCTGCCACCACTTGCTTTTGGCAGGGCATGGACAAGCAGTTTCCGGAGCACCGCATCAATATCATTGATACGCCCGGACACGTCGATTTCACGATCGAGGTGGAGCGGTCGCTGCGCGTTCTGGACGGCGCGGTATTCGTGCTGTGCGCGGTCGGCGGGGTGGAGCCCCAGTCCGAGACGGTCTGGCGCCAGGCCAACAAATACCATGTTCCGCGCATGGCCTTTGTCAATAAGATGGATCGTGCCGGCGCGAACTTCCTGCGGGTAGTCGGCCAGCTCAAGAAGCGCCTTGGCGCGAATCCGGTGCCGCTGCAGTTGCCCATTGGCGCCGAAGACGGCTTTGCCGGCGTCATCGACCTGATTCGCATGAAGGCAATTCACTGGGATGAGACCAATATGGGTCTCACCTATGAAGCGCGTGATATTCCCGCGGAGCTTTCCGACGAAGCAGCGGAGTGGCGCGAAAAGATGGTCGAGGCCGCCGCCGAGTCCAGCGAGGAACTCATGGAGAAGTACCTCGAAACCGGCGATCTCGACGAGTCGGACGTTCTGAGCGGTCTGCGTCTGCGGACGATCGCGCTGGAAATCGTTCCGGTTCTGTGCGGGTCCGCCTTCAAGAACAAGGGCGTGCAGGCCATGCTCGATAAAGTCATCGAGATCATGCCGGCGCCAATTGACGTGCCGGATATTCGCGGCACGCTGGACGACGGCGAAACCGAGGCGGTGCGCAAGTCCTCCGACGACGAGCCGTTCGCCGCGCTGGCATTCAAGATCGCGACCGATCCGTTCGTCGGCACCTTGACCTTCTTCCGTTGCTATTCCGGTGTATTGAACTCCGGTGACACGGTGTTGAACTCGGTCAAGGGCAAAAAGGAGCGCATCGGACGAATCCTGCAGATGCACGCGAACAACCGCACCGAAATCAAAGAGGTGCGCGCGGGCGACATCGCCGCGGCCGTCGGGCTGAAGAACGTCACGACCGGTGACACGCTGTGCGCCATTGACAAGGTCATCACGCTCGAGCGCATGGAGTTTCCGGAGCCGGTGATTTCGGTCGCCGTCGAACCGAAGACCAAAAGCGACCAGGAAAAGATGGGTATCGCGCTCGGCAAGCTTGCCGCCGAGGATCCGTCGTTCCGCGTGCGTACAGATGAGGAATCCGGTCAGACCATCATCTCGGGCATGGGCGAACTGCACCTCGAGATCATCGTCGACCGCATGAAGCGCGAGTTCAATGTCGAAGCGAACGTCGGTGCGCCGCAAGTTGCCTATCGCGAGACCATCCGCAAGAGCGTGGAGCAGGAGGGCAAGTTTGTTCGCCAGTCCGGCGGTCGCGGTCAGTTCGGTCATGTGTGGCTGCGCATCGAGCCGCAGGAGCACGGCAAGGGTTTCGAGTTCGTCAACGAGATCGTCGGCGGCGTGGTTCCGAAGGAATACATCCCGGCAGTCGAAAAGGGCGCGCGCGAGCAGCTCGAGAACGGTGTGGTTGCCGGTTTCCCGATGGTTGACGTAAAAGTCGCAATCATCGACGGGTCCTACCACGAGGTCGATTCCTCGGAAATGGCGTTCAAGATTGCCGGGTCGATGGCCATCAAGGAAGGCTGCAAGAAGGCCAATCCCGTGCTGCTCGAGCCGATCATGAAGGTCGAGGTCGTCACGCCCGAGGACTACATGGGTGACGTCATGGGCGACCTGAATCGTCGTCGCGGCGTCGTGCAGGGCATGGACGATTCGCCGTCGGGGCGCATCGTGCGCGCCGAGGTTCCGCTGGGCGAGATGTTCGGTTACGCGACCTCGCTGCGTTCGGCGACCCAGGGACGCGCGACCTACAGCATGGAATTCGAGAAGTATTCCGAGGCCCCGGCGCAGATCGCGGCCAACATCATCAAACATCAGTAA
- the rpsG gene encoding 30S ribosomal protein S7, which translates to MSRRRQAERRAVLPDPKFGSDMLAKFVNMFMRDGKKSVAEGVVYGALDRVGAKSSGQDVLEVLEQALDNVRPMVEVKSRRVGGATYQVPTEVRPTRRNSLAMRWLIDAARKRSEKGFEMRLAGEILDAAANRGTAVKKREDTHRMAEANRAFSHYRW; encoded by the coding sequence ATGTCCCGACGCAGACAAGCCGAGCGCCGTGCCGTTTTGCCGGATCCGAAGTTCGGCAGCGATATGCTTGCGAAATTTGTCAACATGTTCATGCGCGACGGCAAGAAGTCGGTCGCCGAGGGCGTGGTGTACGGCGCGCTTGATCGCGTCGGCGCGAAGTCCTCGGGGCAGGACGTGCTCGAGGTGCTCGAGCAGGCGCTCGACAACGTGCGACCCATGGTGGAGGTCAAGTCCCGCCGGGTCGGTGGTGCGACCTACCAGGTGCCGACCGAGGTGCGTCCGACCCGACGCAACTCGCTGGCGATGCGCTGGCTGATCGACGCCGCGCGCAAGCGCAGCGAAAAGGGTTTCGAGATGCGACTTGCGGGCGAGATTCTTGACGCCGCCGCGAATCGTGGCACTGCCGTGAAGAAGCGCGAAGACACGCATCGCATGGCCGAGGCCAACCGCGCGTTCTCGCACTATCGCTGGTAA